Part of the Equus quagga isolate Etosha38 unplaced genomic scaffold, UCLA_HA_Equagga_1.0 HiC_scaffold_4133_RagTag, whole genome shotgun sequence genome is shown below.
GTGGGTCTGTGGGGTCAGAGTAAGGTGAGTCTGGGTGGGTCCAGGAGTGGACCACTCCAGCGCTGAGGGAAGGCAGGACAGAACCGGCTGGGTACCGCAAGCTTTACTGCCCACAACACTGCCCCAATCGCTACTCAGCATCAGTAGCATTTGCGGTACACGATGTGGGGCCCCTGCTCCTCGTACTCCTCCCGCAGGACCCAGCAGGACTGGAAGGCACGCAATGAGGCCAGGATGGAGCCCCCGATCCACACCGAGAAGTTCCTGCTGGGCTGGGCCTTCACCACCACGTGGGCCTCACGGGGCAGACTGTGCAACAGCTCAGTGCGGAAGCGGCCCTCGAACCCCTGGAAGAGTGAGGAGCCCCCGCAGAGCAGCACGTTCTGGGCCACATCCGCCTGCACCTCCAGGGGCACCTTGAGAAGACTCTGTGTGGTCATGGTAGGGACCCCCACAGGCGACAGCCCTGGGATCGCGGGGGGGCTGAACAGCAGCTCCGGGCACTGGAACAGCTCTTTGCCCAGTGTTACCGTCTGCCCATCAGGCAGCTTCAGGGTCTGCTGGTATTCCTGCTCTGGCCGGGCCTGCTCCTTGAGCAAGTCGGCAGCCATGTAGCAGTAGCGATGCTTAATGTTCTCCACCGTGTCCAGGTCCTGCTGCCCGAGGGGCAAGCCGGAGCCCAGCAGCATCTCCGCCAGGAAGGCGGTCAGGTGGGTTCCCGCCAGGTCCAGGCGCTGTGCGGCGTGGGGCAGGTTGTACCCCTGGAAGACGGGTACTGTGTAGGTGACCCCGTGGCCCGTGTCCACCACCAGCCCACTGACCTGTCCGTGTGCATAGACGGACAGCACCGACTGGGAAGCCACGTACATGGCGGGGGAGCGCAGAGACTCGAAGACCACCTCGACCAGCTTCTCACGGTTGGTGCTGGGGCTGAAGGGCGGGTCGGAGAACAGCAGCGGGTGGTCCTGGGTGGCCACACGGAGGTCGTGCTCAAGTACGTGGCGCCAGATGAGCTCAGCCGCGTTCCAGTCCACCAAGATGCCGTTCCGAACGGGCTGCACCAGCGTCAGCTCCGGGCGCATGCGGGCGGCCTCGCCGATGAACGTCTCCAGCACTTGCTGCCCGGTGGTGGCCAGCTTCTGGGGCTGGCAGCCCACGATGGTGGCCACGGTGTAGATGGGCCGAGTCTGCCCTGCGAAACCCATCTTACAGGTGCCTGTGCCCATGTCGATGACCACTGCTCCAGTCTTTGGTGGCAACTTGTCTCCCACCATGTTGGGGGGGGTCCTGCTGCAGGTTCTTGCTCCCTGGGATTGAGCCAGGGttcaggccaggcctgggggcctctggagaagactgaggctccAAGGGGTTGGAGTGATTTGCATCCATGGCTGCAAGTGGCTGGGTGGGTGGCTTGGCAAGGCTGACTACTTTCCTCTGGGGTGCAGCGTTGTGGGGAGAAAAGGTGAGACTGGGCCAGTGGCCGgcacaggcagagagggagagggggccgGCCAGTGACCTATGACATCACTTTTCCCCGCTGCCCCCTTTAGAAGACATCACAATGCAGGGATAGAGGTGGGGCCCCTCCCTGTCCACAAAGCCCCCAGGATACTCATCTATTCTtgattttccccaaagcccctaattttgagaaggaggaggatggagtgTTCCTGAGCAGAGACCTCTGACCCAGCTGCCTGGTCCAGAGCCCAGTAAGACCCAGGAACCCTTGCCTTGAAGTTATTTACAGTGTGGTATGGGAGAGCTGGCCACAGGCCTCCTtagaatgttaaaatattaatccTTAGAATATTCATCAGAAGGTCATCTGTTAGTGCAGCTTTAGAAATGTACTAAATAACAGCATCTTATCCATCATTTTCAAACTTGGTTTTCGATTCTACTTTTTAATTCTAGAAAGGCTGAAATATACATGAGGAAGTGAAATCACCCATAATCTCACctcttaaaatttacataaagcaaagaagaaaggactCTGCCTCTGACCTTCTGATGACCCCGCTCAGAGGAGACCTGATTGACACTGTGGTGCAcagcctttgtgttttcaaatgcTTTTGCCTAAAGAACAAGAATAAGCATTTTGGCTGGAAGGGTTTCTGCCTCATGTTTATGAAAAGAGGCATAGTGATGATGTcatcagaattttcttctttatcttttagagGGTTTGTtgaaataacactttttaaaaaaaattaatgggaaGTTTAATCATGGtcaaataaacataatataaaatttaccatcttggccatttttaagtgtacagtccaGTGGCCTTGGTACGTTCACATTGCTGTGCACCCAATCTCTGAAAACTTTCGTCTCGCAAAACTGAAAGTCCAGACCTATTAAACAACgactcctcccagccctggcagtCAGCaccctactttctgtctctatgaatttgactcctctgggcgcctcacgtaagtggaatcacacagtatttgtcttttagtgactggcttatttcactgagcatgacgtcctccaggttcatccatgttgtagtgtgcatcagaatttccttcctttttaaggctgattaATATTCTGCTATAagtttataccacattttgtctatccattcatccatcaatggaaaCTAGTGTTGTTTCCAcctcctggctattgtgaataatgctgctgtgaacatgggtgtaaaAATCTCTCTTTGGGACCCTGCTCTCAGTTCTCTCGGCTACATAACCAaaggtgggattgctggatcatatggtagttctatttctactTTTGGGGGGACCATCATAGTGCTTTCCGTAGTGGcaacatcattttacattcccactagccaTGTAGAGGGTTTCACTtactccacatcttcatcaaccctagttattttctggttttagaaAAAGTTATAGCTGCCCTATGAGTGTGAGGTTGCGATAGAGCCTTGAGCCTCAGCATGTTAAAAGGACACGTTTAGCTCAGATGGGCTATTCCATCAAGGACTGAAGAGATTGTGTTCAGGGCCTGGCATCTGGTGCCGATAGTGATACAGCTGTGTGTGGATGGGGAGGTTCTCCCATCACTCCACCTTATTGAACACCTCTGCAGGGTGGACCCTTGACCCTATGAAGGAATAATTTGATGAATTTAGATTAAGATAATAATaagttctctttttccctttaaagAATCCTCATTCCAAGTGAAAGGGGTGCTAGATGACAGCTTGGAATGGGTCATTTTTATGACTTAGAAATGGGACCGTGTCCATTTTTTCCAATGgggaaatagaggctcagagaaatgaagtgccttatccaaagtcacacagctggaatggggcaggagcaggatttgaacccagatctctgAGTACTTCAGTTATTGACTGTGTTTGGGAAACTGTGAGGTCTAAGATCCATCCCAAACAGTGGAAGTGGAGGCTgggactctctgagcctcacttccctCTTGGGTATAAAGGGGACATTGTGTCTCACACATGAGAGATGCTAGATTCTGGGATACCACAGAGAACAGTGCAGAGACCATCATGATTAGAGGCAGAAATGCAAGCATGTCGTTAAGACCACAGAACTGGAGCCAGCTGCTGTGGCTTAAACCCCAGGTCCTCCACTTAATAGCCAAGACAAACTACCAGTCCCTCTGTGACTCAGCTTCCCTGTTAGCAAATTGTAAGTAGTCATAGTACTGACTTCAAAGGGTAGCTGTGAGGATGGATGAGTTATTTGTGAAGATTTTAAGTCTGTatatggcacatagtaagtgctgtgTGGGGTTTGTTGCACAAATTACAGGTTGTGCCGTCTGTGGGGGTATGCGTGTGTGCAAATGATAACTGGAAACATCCAAGCAACAGCTTTGAAATGGAATTGGGGATTTAAATAGGCATTTCTATTGAAAGGGCAATTCTTATGCACACATCAACCAGACTTCAGAGATGTGCAGTGAACTCATCCAAAGCCCACGTGGGCCAGCATCTCTTTCCACCAGCATCTGAGGTAGCTGGGAGATGAGATGTACAGGCTCCCGCCAGCAGGGGCCACCCAGGACCAccagcttcttttcctttccttcagcgAAATCCTTTGTTCTCTTGGTCAGGAGTCCTCAACCTTTGTTGCAAATTAGAATCACCAGGGGAACTTAAAAAAATCCCCCATGTCCTGGCTGCACCCCAGACCAATTGAATCAGCCTCCCTGCGGATGGAGACTAAGCATCGATGACTTTTAAAAGCTCGAAGGCGAACTTAACATGCAGCAAGTGGAGATGTACTGAACTGGGTCTTCaaaattcttaaattcttaaTCCCCTCTGATCATCAGAAAGATGCAGAGTTAGTCTGGGGTTGTGAGGCACTTGTCTCCGACCAGCAGGTTCTCGTGCTTAAAGCATATGAGAATCTGCAggagaacttgttaaaacacagagtCCTCGTCCCACCCAGAtcttctgattcagcaggtccaggtggggcctgagaatctgcatttccaacaagctttTAGGTGAGGCTGATACTGATGCGTCTCCACTTTGAGAAGCTTTCTGGCCTTGCAGATCTCTGGGAGATGAAAGGAAAACTCACAACAAAGCTGGAACTACAGGGttgaatcattttatttctaaattagtattttttaatttcaaaagagtTCAGGCTTacaaaaatcacacacacacaaacacacacacagcatcaaAAGTTCAGTATAaattacaacagccaagatatgaaagcaactt
Proteins encoded:
- the LOC124232270 gene encoding LOW QUALITY PROTEIN: actin-like protein 9 (The sequence of the model RefSeq protein was modified relative to this genomic sequence to represent the inferred CDS: deleted 1 base in 1 codon), which translates into the protein MDANHSNPLEPQSSPEAPRPGLNPGSIPGSKNLQQDPPNMVGDKLPPKTGAVVIDMGTGTCKMGFAGQTRPIYTVATIVGCQPQKLATTGQQVLETFIGEAARMRPELTLVQPVRNGILVDWNAAELIWRHVLEHDLRVATQDHPLLFSDPPFSPSTNREKLVEVVFESLRSPAMYVASQSVLSVYAHGQVSGLVVDTGHGVTYTVPVFQGYNLPHAAQRLDLAGTHLTAFLAEMLLGSGLPLGQQDLDTVENIKHRYCYMAADLLKEQARPEQEYQQTLKLPDGQTVTLGKELFQCPELLFSPPAIPGLSPVGVPTMTTQSLLKVPLEVQADVAQNVLLCGGSSLFQGFEGRFRTELLHSLPREAHVVVKAQPSRNFSVWIGGSILASLRAFQSCWVLREEYEEQGPHIVYRKCY